TCAATGCGTCGGGTCTGGACGAGAGCGCACTGAACGGCGACGATGcggacaccgacgacgaggaggaagatgatgaagacaGCGAGGACGATGGGGGAGaaaacgaagacgaagacgatgatgatgaggacgacgacgaggatgatgaggaagacgacgacgacgaagaagaggaagatgaggatCAGCCGAAGGCAAAGCAGGCTAAACTGTCGCACGATGCTAAGAGCGCCTCACAGAACGGAAACGCCAAGGCCAAGGAATCGAAAGATCCGAAAGAGGCCGCCAAGAAGCCACAAAACAACGAGAATCCGGCCGTTCGGAAGTTGCAGGATGGACTCATCGTGGAAGACATCAAGGTCGGATCCGGACCGGAAGCGAAGCCCGGCAAGAAGGTTGCGGTCTACTACGTTGGTCGGCTGAAGCAGAACAACAAGGTGTTCGACAGCACAGCTTCCGGCGCCGGTTTCAAGTTCGCGCTCGGTCGCGGCGAGGTCATCAAGGGTTGGGATCTCGGTGTTGCGGGAATGAAGGTGGGGGGCAAGCGTCGTCTGACCATCCCGCACAAGCTGGCCTATGGAACGAAGGGTAGTCCGCCGACCATTCCTCCGTGCAGTACGCTCGTGTTCGATGTAGAGTTGAAGAAGGTGCTGTAAggccggggggaggaggtgctgTTCCGGGTACTTTTattctttctccgtttttctCTTATATTCCTACAAAATATATAATAAAGAAGCAGTATCGTTCGATGCTACCTAACCGACAGTAAACAATCGCATTGTGGCCTCATTCTTTTGTGCGCTAATTGCGAGCACAGGCATTAGGATAATTTGCTACACAAAAGAGGTACCCGTCGGTCGTTGCAGGCAGGGGGTCGTTGATCCACGCATATCGGCCAATAAATAGGTTCCAACATAACGCTTGGGTGCGCTTCTGAGAATATCGAAGAAAGGGAGGTAGCCAAAATATCGAGCATTCAACTAACGGAAATCATAATGAATAGCAGCAAAAAGAGGTTCTGGAGATGCGGGGTATCGATCCCCGTACCTCTCACATGCTAAGCGAGCGCTCTACCATCTGAGCTACATCCCCTGTTGAACAATCAGGGGTTAAGTTGAAATAATAAATCTTGGGTAACACACATCTTCTACTTTGTTTTACATCATCACCGAACCTACACCACACGCATCTAATTCAAAATATTTCATAGAAAATGGGTGAAAAGTAATCTCAACGGAGACTATTTACAAATGAAATCACAGTCACAGTAATTCAATTGGATACACTGtaaatgataataaaagaTGATTCGATTTTCAAATAATATGTGAAAATTGTGGGTCCATTATAGAATACCGTATTCATTCGTACATTCTATTTAGCTATACATCTGTGTCtatgtaaatattttaatttaaccTTGTCACAAGCCCGGCTAGCTCAGTCGGTAGAGCATGAGACTCTTAATCTCAGGGTCGTGGGTTCGAGCCCCACGTTGGGCGACCGAccgttttttgctgctgcaatacTCTGATGACtcattttttatgctgccgcaAACACTACTCACTACCCATTCCTACGCGCATGATCCTACGCAGCTTCTTGATCGATCAGCTGCGTGAGAtcgagagaagggaagggatcCACCTTCACCTGATGCGACCAAACTCTCGCGAGAGCTGGCGACCTTTTCGCAGCATCTGACTCATGCTCTAAGCAACCGGGTGCGGATCGGCAGTCGCAGATCGCCAGGTGGACCAGCAACAGTCTACCGTCTTTTATCTGAACTTAgaacgaaaccgttttttcttatcaccgcCAGCCATCATTTTCAGCGTTCAAAAtgaaccagccagtcagctgcTTGCCCGTGACAGCTAACAAAATGTCAAAGGCAAAGAAGGTGTTGGACGAGGCTCGCGAGAGCAAAAATCGCGAAATCGACCTGGTGGATCGCGGAATTTCCACCTTCGACGAGCTACCCGGACTGCGTGAGTATTAGCCCCATGCGGGGAGCGCGTTGGTTTGACCAACCAgtatttctatttttggtaaaaacTAGTTTTCCATCGCGCGTCCCTTGCTGCACGCACCGAGAACGGGGGGCGCGGTGAATTCTCGGGCGCGGGATATTGAAGAAGCCAAGGTTGAGCACGAGAGCAAACATGCGGAATGCAGAATCTAATGGATATTGTTTTATATCTTTTCAGtgagttttgtgtttgtgacgAGGATAACCTTGAGCCACAACAAACTAAAAAGTGAGTCAACAGCGAACAGATGGTGACGATTTGGTGCGCCAACCAGGGCGGGTGCTTCCGTTGGAGAGGGCTGCAGTGTGGAAAGGGTGCCGTTTTGCACAAGAAACCAGCAAAGTTGAGTTGTTTAGAGAAAAACCAAGTGAAAAAACGGGTTAAAATAGTGTTGTGTGTTCGTTGATGTTAACGGCGCGGAGGAGCGAAGGGGCGAGGGGGTGTTTACGCGACTGTCAACCAGAATGAACCCTTCTGGTGCAGGGTTGTGCTCTGATGTTGAATGAACTCGTGTGCCGGATTTCGGTTCGAATTCCGGTAAAACTTCCATCAAAATCCCCTCAGTAACCACGTTCTCTACCGTTTCTAGGTGTTCCACCGGGCATAGCCAACCTGATCAACTTGGAAATATTGAATCTGTCCAACAACCACATCGATGATctgccgctgtcgctgtcctCGATGCCCAAGCTGAGAATTTTGAACTGCTCTATCAACCGCCTGGACACGCTGCCACGCGGATTCGGTGCGTTTCCGGTGCTCGAGGTGCTGGACCTATCGTACAACAATCTGAACGAGAAGGCACTGCCCGGCAACTTCTTCATGATGGGTGAGTCAACCAGCGGGAGATTCGTCATCCGATATTCGATCACAGTCGTCTGCTTGTCCCCTTCCTTTTAGATTCGCTGCGGGCCCTCTACCTAGGAGACAACGAATTCGAGTACTTACCACCGGAAATTAAGAACCTCAAAAACCTTCAGATCGTAAGTGAAACATGAAGACATTGTCGATCATGCTCTCACCTGTCGCTCATCTCCCTCGTATCTTGCATTCCGCTAGCTTGGTCTCCGGGATAACGATTTGCTTGAGCTGCCGCGGGAAATTGGTGAGCTGACGCGCATCCGAGAGCTGCACATTCAGAATAACCGGTTGGCCGTGTTGCCGCCCGAGGTCGCCAATCTGGATATGCCGGGACCAAAGTCGGTGCTGAAGATGGAGGAAAACCCCTGGGTAACACCGATAGCTGAGCAGTATCTCGTCGGTATCAGTCACGTGCTGGAGTATATCAAAACCGAGGCCTACAGGATGTAAGTATTTTGCGGAAGGAGCTGCCGAGCACGCATTTTAATCCGTTTTGTGTCATTCGCTCTCTTCCATAGCCTCTACAACCGGCATGCATCGAACAGCAAATCGGCCGGAAATGTGCCGCCCAAGTCGgacaaatcgaaaaaagcatctcGTGCCCGATCGTAAAGAGAAACTTATCGTTTTCAGTGTCAAATTCGCAAGCTGTCCCTCCGGGTCTCGGAGGTATGCAGATGCAAAAGCGTCTCAAGCAAAATGTGCAACCGTTTGTACGGTGTCGTCGGAATGCAGATTACGAGAGAACGCTTCAGTTTGAGAAAGATTTTATGTTTAAACTTAACTCTACTAAACACGTTCGAGCCATGCCTCTCGATGGTGCAACCTTTACGGAGGTGCCGTCTCGTGGTGCAGATTGGCACATAGTTGTAAactaattttaattaactttGTTGTTGCCAGCAGTTTCGGAATAGTATTAACTGGCTGCCCGAGGGATTGCACCACTTGTCAGTTGCATCTTTCCGAGCCGATTTTAGTAGTGCCTTACCGATTGCTAACACTACGCAAAGCGTTGCAAACTGGCAAAGGAATGCcattaaaatgataataaaatggATGTGTCTGAAACTAATTTAACAACCGGGGTACCTCATTACTTCGCTTCCCTCGCGCGATTCGCCGTCCAATCGTCGGTGACACAGTTTTTATGTTTCCCAGCATTATTTGTTGTTCGTACTTCTAGTGCTTTGTTTCTCGGCACTAGCACCAAGTGTTCATGAGAACGCAACCGATCATTTTGAGTTTCTCCTTCCAAGTTTACTCCGATTACTTCCTCTGATTGACTTGTCGTTCGGTGCTTCTATGAAATTCACGTTTTTCTTTGGAAACTTCTCGTGCGAAGTGGTACAATGCGTTGCAAACTTCTTCTGCAACCGGGAACCGTTGGAATTGGGATGAGGAACTTACAGCGTCCCATCccttcgaaaccgaaaccaatccCAGCTAATTAGCGAAAGTTAATGCAATTGCTTGTGTGCCGGTGCACGTGCACTATTAATTTCAATTGCACCCCATTGGCAAGCCATTCTCGTGACCGCAGATGCTGGCGCTCAACGCTCTATTTCACTTCCACGAAATTCTGGGTGAATAAAGGATCGAGTGACCGCTCCGAAAACCTCAAAGCAAGTTAAAGAAACTTTGGTCATCGGAAGCCGGATGGTTGGGAGATGTCGGAAATGGATCGATTAACTGTTTTGTTCAAGCCAATTTACATTCTCCTCGAGGCGTACGTCTTTTGTACTACCACAACTTGGTCAAACGTTGTACCAAAACTCTTGTAATGGAAAATTTTCTTACGTCCATCGTCTTGCAGTACTGGCTGGGATTAAGTTTCTAATTTCTCCGAATGACGAACCCTCGGTGTTTAAAGTTTCCTTCGCAACGGGGTTGTTCCACGAGAACCCGGGGATGTAGCACCGGCTGCTTGTCTGGTCGATCATTGCCGGTCGTTAATTGAATACTAAACGTGAACGTAAAGACCATCGAAGTGTGCAGAATGTTACGTCAAGAGTGATGCTTGCCGCCAGGGCCAAAGGACTTCCCCCGTCATTCGCCGTCGATTCAACGGCTCGGTGCCTTAGGAATGTGCAACGTTACGGTATGGCGCACAAGTAGGGCAGCGGGCATAATAATTTAAAGAATCGCGCCGCGCCACGTCAAGATGAAGTGAGGGCCAAATTGCAACCTCTTTCACTGCTTATTGGCATCAAAATGGCGCCTCCACACTAAACGGTCAGCAAACGTTCAGCAAACGCTGCGCTTAGGCAAAGCGGCGCGGGGGTTTGCTGACGGGGTGGCGGAAGGAAACGCTGCCATAACGCTTCGGaagaataaaataatgaaaggatgatcataaaaattaattatgccGCTGCATTGAAGAGGAAAACGGCCGGCGTAAGCCGAGTGTGGAGTGGGGAAGAGCTAAAGAATGAGAAGGAGCAGGACGCTCCGAAGGCATCCGAAGATGGCGTAATCGTGCTTGCTGGAACGTGCCGTTTGGAGGGTTTTCACGTAGTGCTGCTCAGTTCATGTTTTTCcatcgtttatttttttcttcttcgcttctcctTTCAGAGCTCGTCGCTTGCCATTTGCATCGAGTCCATTATTGTGGGCCACAGATGGTGCACAGCCAAGCGCGAGACACCGACCTCCTTCCTCCGGTCAGGTCGACCGGAAACGGGATTCCTTCCAGGGAAAGGGATGCTATCGGCGGATAGCAATAAGAATCGTTTAAGGTTTCGTGTCAATTCCTACATATGGTGACTCCTCCTTCACTGATGTTCTGTTGATGATCGTCTATCTCCATTCGAAAAGGAAGATGCAGATTAGCAAAAGTCGTTAAAAAGTTTTCCGGACCGAAACCCTAAACTGACCCCTCGTGGTTGGAGAGTTGCCGAACCGGCATTACACACCTCGTTGGGCGACGAAGGATAATCGGTGTCCGCTGCCACCTGAAACCCTTGGGCCGGCTCTTGGGGATAATGTTTTGAGGTGaccacatgtgtgtgtttgtgtgtctagTGTTTAGTgggagtgcagcagcattttTCCGGTTCGATTCACTCGGGCGGTTGGGTAGTCACTACTAAATCCAAACTGAATACATGAAGACCGCGGCGTACCGGAGGTCGAAGAGGCTTCTGATCCGTTTTGCAGACTTTGACTCAAAGCTCGTTAGGATGTCCGGGCGCATCTGTCGGTGCCGGTCGTGCAGCTTCGTCGCGCGCAAAGGGTGAAGGTGAGCGATTTCTTTCGGGGAGTCCGGGATTGACGAGGAAagtttggaattgattttccaccttccccAGCAATAGCCCAGTGGGTGGGGCGAAGACTGAGAAaagtgcagctgctgctggtgcttctggaTGGGCTGCTGGGAAAAGAGCATCATTAGTGTCGCTCGTCCGTGCCATCTCGCATCGTCCCGGACGATGTCAAGTGATTTACTTTTGTTCGGATGATATTTCGCCATTCCTTGTGATCGAAGTGCATTGTGAGGTGGTACTAGTGCGTGAAGGTTTACggaattaaatgaaaataatgatCCGGCGATGGTTGAAGTGGCGTCGACATCGCCACCTCACGTTGTACCACTTTTGCGTGATTCTGTGCAGTTTTAAGCGGAGTCATTACATTTCGCGATCAACATTCGTTTTTGATAAGatattttgagttttttttcataaacatGTGTAGGATTGTACATTTCTCTCTTCTAATGCGCTATCGAGTTTATCAAATTTGTCATTTTACTACAAAGTATTGGGATAAATTTGGCAGTCATTTGTTAGATTTTTGTTAAAAGAATAAATAAGAGAAGtatgtttgaaatattgacAGCAGTCAGTGTTTCTGGTTTGATTGTTAGACTatttaattggatataaattAATTCGAGAGGTTTGTATCTTTAAGGACTCAGTAAAATATAGTTAAATCGTACCTGTGACACTAATATTTGATCAGGTTTTGCACCCAGGTTGATCAGGTTTCTGGGAAACTGAATCGACTGTTTACAATGTAGAATCCTTGGAAC
The sequence above is a segment of the Anopheles darlingi chromosome 2, idAnoDarlMG_H_01, whole genome shotgun sequence genome. Coding sequences within it:
- the LOC125952375 gene encoding 46 kDa FK506-binding nuclear protein is translated as MFWGLIIKEGKKYSKVVEQEFKLTNAALDLTNQSGDVQVLLTAQDVTYLLCTLNRQIPQTLLNKRFATGEEICFALKGKGAVHLTGNIIEDEYDFDEEMEDEEDEDEQVELANGGAKDRESKKAAKAKVAQKIASGQVSSDEDEDDATFNASGLDESALNGDDADTDDEEEDDEDSEDDGGENEDEDDDDEDDDEDDEEDDDDEEEEDEDQPKAKQAKLSHDAKSASQNGNAKAKESKDPKEAAKKPQNNENPAVRKLQDGLIVEDIKVGSGPEAKPGKKVAVYYVGRLKQNNKVFDSTASGAGFKFALGRGEVIKGWDLGVAGMKVGGKRRLTIPHKLAYGTKGSPPTIPPCSTLVFDVELKKVL
- the LOC125952396 gene encoding ras suppressor protein 1; translated protein: MNQPVSCLPVTANKMSKAKKVLDEARESKNREIDLVDRGISTFDELPGLLSFVFVTRITLSHNKLKSVPPGIANLINLEILNLSNNHIDDLPLSLSSMPKLRILNCSINRLDTLPRGFGAFPVLEVLDLSYNNLNEKALPGNFFMMDSLRALYLGDNEFEYLPPEIKNLKNLQILGLRDNDLLELPREIGELTRIRELHIQNNRLAVLPPEVANLDMPGPKSVLKMEENPWVTPIAEQYLVGISHVLEYIKTEAYRILYNRHASNSKSAGNVPPKSDKSKKASRARS